ACTGTTGCAGGAAGCCCTCGAAAGTCCCGTCTTTTTACTGCGTCTCCGCTCGGAAACCACGCATGTCGCCAATTGCTCAAAATGTTGTTTATGGTTCTCTGGTCGTTGCCGGACTGCTCGGACTGGCATGTCTGATCGACCTGATTATGGGCGTTCCGTTCGGTGGACAGACGCTGTATGACATTCTGTTCATCATCTCCGCAGGCATAACCGCTTACCTCGGCATTGATTGTCTGAAGGAAGCAAAATAGCTGACCGGTATAACCGGACTCGGAGCACAGGCAGGGCAGCCAGGCGCGCCCGCAGGAAGCTCAAACGCGGCACAACGCGCAGGCCGCGAATCGACGTCGCAAATTGCCTTGCTTCACACAGAAACACCGGCTGAACGACCGCAGGCGACGCTAGCAACGGCGGCAAATTTCCCAGCTTACGCCACCCGCATAACAGTTGCCGGAATGGGCATGAGTTCACGTCGGTTAATGAGCTTAACGTTGTCAAGACGCGCTTTCGGCAGAGTCGATAGCTTCCGGCAGTCGGGCACATCACGCATCAAACATGCAATGCGTGTAGCCAGCACAATCCGTTTCATGTGCCCGCAGAAATTGACTCCGCCTGACGGCGGACGCCAGATCGGGAGACACAAACAATGCGACTCATCACTACACTCGCCTGCGCTATCGGCCTGCTCAATACCTCTGCCGTCGTTGACGCGGGGCTGTTCGACTTTGGGCGTGGCAAGCAGCAACTAAGCTGTGCCGAAGACTGTCAAACAGCCTGCCGCCCGCGAATCGCTCGGCCAAGCTGGATTAACATTTTCAGCCATCAACGAAAGTCGTCCAACTGTTGTGACACTGGCGGCTGCACAATCGGGAGCAACGCATCATGCTGTGCGCCCGACGGTTGCGCGCCGATTTGTGAAAGCACATGTTGTGCTCCGGCGGCGTGTAGTTGTTCGGCGTGTTGTGGCGAAGGAGGCCTTTGTTCGCCAAACGGCTGCGGCGACCTGCTGACAGGCTGCTTCAACCCCAACTGCCATCACGACGGATGCTGCAGTCCGGCTACAAAATGCGAAGTTGCGGAGCTGATCGCCGAGTCGAAAACCGCCTGCTACGCTCGCCACCGCCGATCCGCCATTCACAAGCTGGGTGACCACTACGATTGTTGCTGTCACCCCGAAATCATGAACGCTTTCATCTGTGCCCTGAATGACAGCGACGAACGAGTGCGTGCCAAAGCGGCCGACGAAATCGGCGATCAGATGCGTCGCAATCGCTGCATCTGCGGTGCTCCCGTGATTCGCGCGTTGAAGTTCAGCCTGGCAGACTGTGATCGGCACGTCCGTCGCCAGGCGGAAGAAGCGTTGCAGCTTTGTGGCTATGACATCGTGGATGGTTGTTGTCAGGGCCAGTACTGTGCCGCACCGTGCGATAGCTGTGCTGCTCAGCCGTCGGTCGCTCCGTTTGCGACGCCGTCAATGTCTGACGAATTGCTCCCGGCAGACGGGATGAATAGTCCGATGCCCGTTCCGGAAAGTTCTATGCCACCTGCGACACCGGACGTTCCTCAATCGGAAGCCGAAGCCGCCGATGAGCCGACCGTCACGACGCTGCAACACTTCTTCACTGGCCAGGTGCATGAAATTCAACAGGTTTCCGCCGACTGCGGTCTGGCGACTGCTGTGGAATAGTTGTTTGCCGGGATTGAGCCCGCGTTCTTGATACGTTCAGCGTAGGATCTGGGATGCCGGAGTCTCACGATCAACCAGGAATAATGGCCCGCCTGCTGACGCTTGTCGCGTTGCTGTGGGCGGGCTGGTTCCTGTGGTTCTTCTTTGGTCAGACGCTACCCAATCTATCGACCGCCGACGCGCCGATTTCGCGAAGTGACATTGTCACGGAGATCGGCAACAACCCGTTTTCGCTGTTGAACCCGCTCGACTATTCGTCTCGCGCTGGCGCCGATTCCGGTTGGAAGTTTTTGCCGCAGCGGATGCCGTTTGTCGGCACGGCTCTGCTGCTGTGGCTGGCCGCATGGTGCCTGGGCCGAGCCGTTCTGCAGACACTGTTTGTTCGGAAAAACTTGCTGTGGTCCGAATGCTTCGTGCTGGACATGGGCGTCGGCATTTCGTTGTTGACGTTGTGGGTACTGGCCTGCGGTGTTGCGGGGCATCTGTCGACCGCTGCCGTGCTGACCCCGTCAGTTGTTGCCTTTAGCGTTGTCATCATAGGCTGGAAACGCGGTGTCGCCGATTGCGGTGCGCTGGTTGAAAGTTCGCTGGCATTTGAAGCGGGCCCGCCGAATCGAAAACTCGCCTGGTTGCTGACCTTCATGGCGCTGCCGTTTGCGTGGCACATCATTCTGGGCGGAGTGACGCCACCGTTCGATTTCGATGTCCGCGAATACCATCTGCAGGGGCCGAAGGAATGGTTTCTGGCCGGGCGAGTCACCACGCTGGAACATAACGTTTACACCAGCTTTCCGTTTCTGAGCGAAATGCTGAGTCTGGCGGCGATGGTGTTGCATGGCGACTGGTGGCAGGGAGCGATCTCCGGCAAGCTGACTCTGGCA
This DNA window, taken from Fuerstiella marisgermanici, encodes the following:
- a CDS encoding HEAT repeat domain-containing protein, giving the protein MRLITTLACAIGLLNTSAVVDAGLFDFGRGKQQLSCAEDCQTACRPRIARPSWINIFSHQRKSSNCCDTGGCTIGSNASCCAPDGCAPICESTCCAPAACSCSACCGEGGLCSPNGCGDLLTGCFNPNCHHDGCCSPATKCEVAELIAESKTACYARHRRSAIHKLGDHYDCCCHPEIMNAFICALNDSDERVRAKAADEIGDQMRRNRCICGAPVIRALKFSLADCDRHVRRQAEEALQLCGYDIVDGCCQGQYCAAPCDSCAAQPSVAPFATPSMSDELLPADGMNSPMPVPESSMPPATPDVPQSEAEAADEPTVTTLQHFFTGQVHEIQQVSADCGLATAVE